The segment CAAGCGACTCCGTTCCAGCGAACGCGCGAGCGGCCGTGTGCCAGGCGCTAAGATGGGCGGCGATCGGCTTGAAATAGGCACGTCCAATTCGCGAAGTCCCTCGCTCGAGCCAGACGCATCGTTACGGCATTGCGCTGCAGTGCGGAAGAGGGTCAGCAAAGCCCGCCCGTCGCCGGTATTTTACGGTCAGCGGTTGGCTTCGCGCGCGATCCGCGCCAGCGCTTGCGCCAGCAGGGTTTCGCCCGCGGCGCTATTGGCCAGCAGGTCCCGGTGCAGCTCCACCAGACGCGCGACGAGCCGGGCCATGCGCGGCCCTTTCCAGCGGCCAAGCTGGTCGGCAAGGTCCCGCTCGTCCTTCCAGAATACCCGCCGCGCGCGTGCCTCGTTGCTCACGAACGCCGCGGCCTCTTCGCGCGGGCCCAGGCGGGCGTTGAGCTGGGCAAGCTGCGCCACCCGCCGCTCGAACGCGAGCAGCAGGCCGACCGGATTGAGCGACAGCTCGCGCATCCGGTGAAGTTCACTCGACAGGCGCGCAGTGCGCCCGGCCAGCACCGCGTTGACCAGCGGCATGAACCCGTCGTCCTCGGTTCGCGCGCCGATCGCGTCGAGTGCCTCCGCGTCCGCCGCCACAGGCGCGGACGGCACGGCATCGAGGTAGATCGCCAGCTTGGTCACTTCCGACTGCGCGAGCCGCACATCGAGCGCCGCCGCGCGGGCGATGCGCTCCGCCATCTCCCCCGAAAGCTTGAGGCCGAGCTCGTCCCCCATCGTCCGCACCGCATCGCGCACGCTGGCAAGGTCCGGCGGCCAGAACATGGCCACCAGCGCGTCGCCGCGCTTTTCCAGCAGCTTGGCGGTGCGCGCCTTGTCGGTCGCGGATGTCGCCACCACCAGCACCGGGCAGGGTTCGCCTTCGCCAGCATCGATCGCCGCGACGTGGTTGGCGAGCGCATCGTGCGCCTCGTCGCCGCTGACCCGCGCCACGATGTGCCGCGCGCCCGCGAACAGGGACGTCGAGCGTGCCTCGTCCGCCAGCAGCACCGGATCCTTGCGCAGGTCCGCGCCCGACAGCTCGACCCGTTCGCCCGGTTCTTCCAGCAGGTCGGCGATCCGCTGGGCCGCCGCGGCCGCGCCGGCCTCGTCAGGACCGCAGAAGAAGAACACCTTGGCGGCACGCACCGCGCGCGGGGCGACGGCGAGGAAATCCTTTTGCGTCGCCTTCACGGCCGCGCGGCCTAGCTGCGGCTGCGCAGCGTCAGCGCCAGCCGGGTGACGATCTGCGAGGCGACCTCGCGCGAGAGGTTTTCGAGCGCGGTCTGCTCGGCGGCGATGGTGGCGTACTCGCTCGACACGACGTCGATCCCCGCATCTGACCCGGCG is part of the Altererythrobacter sp. TH136 genome and harbors:
- the holA gene encoding DNA polymerase III subunit delta: MKATQKDFLAVAPRAVRAAKVFFFCGPDEAGAAAAAQRIADLLEEPGERVELSGADLRKDPVLLADEARSTSLFAGARHIVARVSGDEAHDALANHVAAIDAGEGEPCPVLVVATSATDKARTAKLLEKRGDALVAMFWPPDLASVRDAVRTMGDELGLKLSGEMAERIARAAALDVRLAQSEVTKLAIYLDAVPSAPVAADAEALDAIGARTEDDGFMPLVNAVLAGRTARLSSELHRMRELSLNPVGLLLAFERRVAQLAQLNARLGPREEAAAFVSNEARARRVFWKDERDLADQLGRWKGPRMARLVARLVELHRDLLANSAAGETLLAQALARIAREANR